The following proteins come from a genomic window of Megalops cyprinoides isolate fMegCyp1 chromosome 6, fMegCyp1.pri, whole genome shotgun sequence:
- the LOC118778932 gene encoding calcium/calmodulin-dependent protein kinase type 1D-like — MGRKEPNSPWKKSTDNIRDVFDFVEVLGSGAFSEVFMVKEKKTGNHFALKCVKKKQLRDSNLENEIAVLRRIKHDNVVGLEDFYESQTHYYLVMQLVSGGELFDRILDRGVYTEKDASKVIRQVLQAVSYLHQNSIVHRDLKPENLLYYSQDENAKIMISDFGLSKMEDHGVMSTACGTPGYVAPEVLAQKPYSKAVDCWSIGVITYILLCGYPPFYEDNETQLFSKIMKAQYEFDSPFWDNISESAKDFIRNMMQKNPSMRYSTEEALRHPWIIGETARSQDIYHSVSEQMQKNFVRSKWKQAINATVAINHLKKLHLAHSEACLRRRQEPVPAIHVMDVSSADPSHSNTDAEKTAANGDVCHMTLPTNPNEPRGHHHSLRTCNSEPMHALTIDETGQHAYHSAAAKSCEKMTTGTNSEGQPLQTSVCSVM, encoded by the exons ATGGGTCGCAAAGAGCCAAACAGCCCCTGGAAGAAGAGCACGGACAACATCCGGGATGTGTTCGACTTTGTGGAGGTGCTGGGATC GGGTGCGTTCTCGGAGGTGTTCATGGTGAAGGAGAAGAAGACGGGGAACCACTTCGCCCTGAAGTGCGTGAAGAAGAAGCAGCTGAGGGACAGCAACCTGGAGAACGAGATCGCCGTGCtcaggag GATTAAACATGATAACGTGGTGGGCCTGGAGGATTTTTATGAGAGCCAGACTCATTACTACCTTGTCATGCAGCT TGTTTCAGGTGGCGAGCTGTTTGACCGGATCCTGGACCGTGGAGTGTACACGGAGAAGGATGCCAGCAAGGTGATCCGGCAGGTGCTGCAGGCGGTCAGCTACTTGCACCAGAACAGCATCGTGCACCGTGATCTCAAG CCAGAGAACCTGCTGTACTACAGCCAGGACGAGAACGCCAAGATCATGATCAGCGACTTTGGCCTTTCCAAGATGGAGGACCATGGTGTGATGTCCACCGCTTGCGGCACTCCAGGATATGTGG CCCCTGAAGTCCTGGCTCAGAAGCCCTACAGCAAAGCAGTGGATTGCTGGTCTATTGGAGTCATCACTTACATACT GTTGTGTGGATACCCCCCTTTCTATGAGGACAATGAAACACAGCTCTTCTCAAAGATCATGAAGGCACAGTACGAGTTTGACTCTCCCTTCTGGGACAATATCTCAGAGTCTG CCAAGGACTTCATCCGAAACATGATGCAGAAAAACCCCAGCATGCGCTACTCCACCGAGGAGGCACTCAGGCACCCCTG GATTATTGGTGAGACAGCCCGGAGTCAGGACATCTACCACTCGGTCAGTGAGCAGATGCAGAAGAACTTCGTCAGATCCAAGTGGAAA caagCCATCAATGCCACTGTGGCCATCAACCACCTGAAGAAGCTGCATCTGGCGCACTCAGAGGCCTGCCTCAGACGGCGCCAGGAACCTGTGCCGGCCATCCACGTGATGGACGTGTCCTCCGCTGACCCCTCCCACAGCAACACGGACGCTGAGAAGACGGCAGCCAATGGGGACgtgtgtcacatgaccctgcCAACCAACCCTAACGAGCCCAGGGGCCACCATCACTCGCTGAGGACGTGCAACAGCGAGCCGATGCATGCCCTCACCATCGACGAGACAGGACAACACGCCTACCACTCTGCGGCGGCCAAAAG CTGTGAGAAAATGACCACTGGCACCAACAGCGAAGGCCAGCCCTTGCAGACCAGTGTGTGCTCTGTCATGTGA
- the si:ch1073-15f12.3 gene encoding laminin subunit beta-3, whose amino-acid sequence MWILFQIAALAALSTAQQDCSRGACYPQPGDLLLGRDSQLHASSTCGLTGTEVFCTPLGEWRMKCCPCDSRNPNARNAHTLQNVLSTAGPDRWWQSRKNVNPVSVQLDLQHTFQLDTLVVTFKGPRPTALVIERSTDFGHTWEPALYMASDCQSTFPHVSTSLPQNLEGTYCHPLPSITTNPYLDQTIHFSPLRQFASVDTSQSRKIEALSDYTNLRVNLTQLADVSRLPGRSPSLFYAIREMQVLGSCFCHGHANRCLPDTSDNQLPYTQVNTVCECQHNTAGVNCERCADLYNDLPWRPAEEGQTHTCKRCECNNHAQSCRFDPVLFESSGRVSGGVCEGCQHHTTGPRCDRCAPNFYRNPRSTIDRPDACLRCQCNVVGAEGGAECDPDTGACRCKANVEGPHCDRCKSGYYGLSAANPLGCTKCSCNSEGSLSNSCDPVTGQCPCRPNVQGLSCDRCAPNYWNPFSPRGCEPCNCDLTNSLSQTCDQTTGQCQCRPGFGGRTCSGCPENTYGDPRRVCRPCKCERSGTASCDKRTGECQCLPGVTGSRCDSCARGHCNSYPNCPICPSCFFTLDRQIQDLTLSLERLQARASALPGTAELDLGPRIRALEASLTQIRDVLPLPVPSSSLITEALEEMRRLREQANGLNPEPFTPGQLPALIRQLADLSAQLQGLNEEYHAKRASLTNVVTSDFKGAYSTIQKAYRDSTDAVKGAEATRPVLERSEEARGDALTLQGTVQLANTRDLDSLDYRLASQPDLTPAAVQVCGSTRSTPCTPLKCDGQLCPAPGAASCVEGRSCVGALPLGNKALADTEEVKARLQELNDKITGAATQIQETQDSANHVRLTADNLANQTKQARNELESDLEDIRGFVQKLRKFLQDPTVDPSEIQKVAEGVLNTKLPLSLATLKRKIQEMRELAAGLPDSTRLLASTTPQLDLARRLLEEAQNARDTALGVKDRVDGLLGDLSSAETSVEDAESKIQESLGIVDTINSNIKETTAQLGPAQKALEGVADLTAAMRPQLDDLKALVESSGLLAEQAQDDAVAAKEKADAAAKGLEAVEDQLELLKQKAKESSGRGDGAGSPGDRVQHLQEEAGTLIQDTVDMMRRLTGVEESLQLMSDQLEQKSQRMTGLDERLLTILNDIRQRGERLAACT is encoded by the exons tggAGGATGAAATGCTGCCCATGTGATTCACGGAACCCTAACGCACGGAACGCCCACACTCTCCAGAACGTCCTCTCCACCGCTGGGCCCGACAGGTGGTGGCAGTCCAGGAAAA ATGTTAATCCGGTTAGCGTGCAGCTGGACCTACAGCACACATTCCAGTTGGACACCCTGGTTGTGACATTCAAG GGACCACGCCCCACCGCCCTGGTGATTGAGCGATCCACAGACTTCGGACACACCTGGGAGCCAGCCCTCTACATGGCCTCCGACTGCCAATCGACCTTCCCCCACGTCAGCACTTCCCTGCCCCAAAACCTTGAGGGAACCTACTGCCACCCGCTGCCATCCATCACCACCAACCCATATCTGGACCAGACT ATCCATTTCAGTCCCTTGCGCCAGTTTGCCTCAGTGGACACCTCCCAGAGCCGGAAGATCGAGG CGCTGTCTGACTACACCAACCTCCGGGTGAACCTCACCCAGCTGGCGGATGTGTCCCGCCTGCCTGGCCGCTCCCCCAGCCTCTTCTACGCCATCAGGGAGATGCAGGTGCTGGGCTCCTGCTTCTGCCACGGCCACGCCAACCGCTGCCTGCCAGACACCTCTGACAACCAGCTGCCCTACACACAG GTgaacactgtgtgtgagtgccagCACAACACTGCGGGAGTGAACTGTGAACGCTGCGCGGACCTGTACAACGACCTGCCCTGGAGGCCCGCCGAGGAGGGCCAAACGCACACCTGCAAAC GTTGCGAGTGTAACAACCACGCCCAGAGCTGCAGGTTTGACCCCGTGCTGTTTGAGTCCAGCGGGCGGGTGAGTGGGGGCGTGTGTGAGGGGTGCCAGCACCACACCACCGGGCCCCGCTGCGACCGCTGCGCCCCCAACTTCTACCGCAACCCCAGGAGCACCATCGACCGCCCGGACGCCTGCCTGC GCTGCCAGTGCAACGTGGTGGGGGCTGAGGGTGGCGCCGAGTGCGACCCGGACACGGGGGCATGCCGCTGCAAGGCCAACGTGGAGGGCCCGCACTGCGACCGCTGCAAGAGTGGATACTACGGCCTGAGCGCCGCCAACCCCCTGGGCTGCACCA agTGCTCCTGCAATTCAGAGGGCTCCCTGTCGAACTCCTGTGACCCTGTGACCGGCCAGTGCCCCTGTCGCCCCAATGTCCAGGGGCTTTCCTGCGACCGCTGCGCCCCCAACTACTGGAACCCCTTCTCTCCCCGTGGCTGCGAGCCCTGCAACTGTGACCTGACCAACTCCCTCAGCCAAACCTGCGACCAG ACGACCGGTCAGTGTCAGTGTCGACCAGGATTTGGGGGACGGACCTGCAGCGGATGCCCTGAAAACACTTACGGTGACCCACGCAGAGTTTGCCGGC CTTGTAAATGCGAGCGCAGTGGCACGGCGAGCTGTGACAAGCGGACAGGAGAGTGCCAGTGTCTGCCGGGCGTGACGGGCTCCCGCTGCGACTCCTGCGCCCGCGGGCACTGCAACAGCTACCCCAACTGCCCCATCTGCCCCTCCTGCTTCTTCACCCTGGACCGCCAGATCCAGGACCTCACCCTCAGCCTGGAACGACTTCAAGCCCGTGCCTCCGCCCTGCCCGGCACCGCCGAACTGGACCTGGGCCCCCGCATCCGGGCCCTGGAGGCCAGCCTCACTCAGATCCGGGATGTCCTGCCCCTTCCAGTCCCATCCTCCAGCCTGATCACGGAGGCCCTGGAAGAGATGCGCAGGCTCAG ggAGCAGGCCAACGGACTGAACCCAGAACCTTTCACTCCGGGTCAGCTGCCTGCGCTGATCAGGCAGCTTGCTGATCTCAGCGCCCAGCTGCAGGGCCTCAACGAGGAGTACCACGCCAAGCGAGCCAGCCTGACAAACGTCGTGACCTCTGACTTTAAAG GTGCCTACTCCACCATCCAGAAGGCGTACCGGGATTCGACGGACGCGGTGAAGGGCGCGGAGGCCACCCGGCCCGTGCTGGAGCGGTCCGAGGAGGCCCGGGGCGACGCGCTCACTTTGCAAGGAACGGTCCAGCTGGCCAACACCAGGGACCTGGACAGCCTGGACTACCGGCTGGCCTCCCAACCCGACCTCACCCCCGCCGCAGTGCAG GTATGCGGAAGCACTCGCTCCACCCCCTGCACTCCTCTGAAGTGTGACGGACAGCTGTGCCCCGCCCCTGGGGCCGCCTCCTGTGTAGAGGGCAGGAGCTGCGTGGGAGCATTGCCCCTTGGGAACAAGGCCCTGGCAGACACCGAGGAGGTCAAAGCCAGGCTGCAGGAGCTCAACGACAAGATCACAGGGGCTGCGACACAG ATCCAAGAGACACAGGACTCTGCCAATCACGTGAGGCTGACCGCAGATAATCTGGCCAATCAGACTAAACAGGCTCGGAATGAACTTGAGTCAGACTTGGAGGACATCCGGGGGTTTGTCCAGAAGCTGAGGAAATTCCTGCAAG ATCCCACCGTTGACCCGTCCGAGATCCAGAAGGTGGCTGAGGGGGTCCTGAACACCAAACTGCCCCTCAGCCTGGCCACCCTCAAGAGGAAGATCCAGGAAATGCGTGAGCTGGCGGCTGGCCTGCCCGACAGCACGCGCCTCCTGGCCAGCACCACTCCACAGCTTGACCTGGCCCGCCGGCTCTTAGAGGAGGCCCAGAACGCCAG GGACACGGCTCTGGGAGTGAAGGACAGAGTCGACGGCCTGCTGGGCGACCTGAGCAGCGCAGAGACCTCCGTCGAGGACGCCGAGTCCAAGATCCAGGAAAGCCTGGGCATCGTGGATACCATCAACAGCAACATCAAAGAG acTACAGCTCAGCTCGGCCCTGCCCAGAAAGCTCTGGAGGGAGTGGCAGACCTGACAGCCGCCATGCGGCCGCAGCTGGATGATCTGAAGGCTCTGGTGGAGAGCAGCGGCCTGCTGGCCGAACAGGCCCAGGATGACGCAGTTGCTGCCAAGGAGAAGGCAGATGCAGCAGCCAAg ggcCTGGAGGCTGTAGAGGACCAGCTGGAGCTCCTGAAGCAGAAGGCGAAGGAGTCCAGTGGCAGGGGGGACGGCGCAGGCTCCCCCGGGGACAGAGTGCAGCACCTGCAGGAGGAGGCGGGCACTCTCATACAGGATACCGTGGACATGATGAGGAGACTGACAG GTGTGGAGGAGTCCCTGCAGCTGATGTCAGACCAGCTGGAGCAGAAGTCTCAGAGGATGACCGGCCTGGACGAGAGGCTGCTGACCATCCTGAACGACATTCGCCAGAGGGGCGAGCGCCTGGCAGCTTGCACCTGA